One part of the Plasmodium yoelii strain 17X genome assembly, chromosome: 13 genome encodes these proteins:
- a CDS encoding PIR protein, with protein sequence MDKDVCKKFQDVRKWFPDQLDNKKMYQFKDDTHFKRYCTGDSCDTDLDKINAGCLYFFDTFFKDETTFQNDAKGNIYIVQYIMIWLIYMLNLTKTEENDSIGSFYKTYIEHGNKYTKNIDYISSHNSYKDLIDINDYFLSMDMSIVSKLYDAFNTLCDIYNELDTNYSNCTQCSGKASQFVETYKTIIIDHNNGENTRYFYVLINLLTDYENLKKNCDIFPPIPNIENIISEATSSSSIASKLIPILSILVAIAIFLGISYKYSLFGFRKRFQKQKLREKLKNIKKKMNNSYMIQRE encoded by the exons atggatAAGGACGtg tgtaaaaAGTTCCAGGATGTAAGGAAATGGTTTCCTGATCAATTGGACAATAAGAAAATGTATCAATTTAAAGATGATACACATTTCAAAAGGTATTGTACTGGTGATAGTTGTGATACTGATCTCGACaaaattaatgctggatgtttatatttttttgatacaTTCTTTAAGGATGAGACTACGTTTCAAAATGATGCAAAAGGAAACATCTATATTGTTCaatacattatgatatggttaatttatatgttaaaccttaCCAAAACTGAAGAAAACGACAGTATAGGCtctttttataaaacatatatagaGCATGGTAATAAGTAtactaaaaatatagattataTTAGTAGTCATAATAgttataaggatcttatagatataaatgattattttttaagtatggATATGAGCATTGtatctaaattatatgatgcatttaataCATTATGTGACATATATAATGAGCTTGATACAAACTACTCAAATTGCACGCAATGTTCGGGAAAAGCTAGTCAATTTGTTGAAACATATAAAACAATTATCATAGATCATAACAATGGTGAAAATACCCgctatttttatgtattgattaatttattaactgattatgaaaatttaaaaaaaaattgtgataTTTTCCCACCCATTCCAAATATAGAAAACATAATTTCTGAAGCtacatcaagttcgtcgatagcaagcaaattaattccaattttatcgatattagttgcaatagcaatttttttaggaatttcttataag tattcgctatttggatttcggaaacgatttcaaaaacaaaaattaagagaaaagctaaaaaatataaagaagaaaatgaataattCATATATGATTCAAAGAGAGTGA
- a CDS encoding PIR protein has translation MNKEVCKKFQDVWTNLEYDSSSEIYKFKDNKDFKEYCTNENCDNDLDNISAGCLYLFNEIFGNPTSFSFIAKGNTNIVEYILIWLSYMLNYKRMNENDSIEPFYEIFINKYTEYNKYNKDNKYNEKIVGVTDYENYKDLIDKKQNLMSISTKDMSKFYDVFILLCDMYIEFETNSDCNKFSGQAKEFAKKYDELNEDYNNGKGSPYNQLLSTLSNDYNNLKNKCNDFPSLPTYSRRLVIKRTLIPIAFIFVAVSIFLGIAYKYSLFGFRKRFQKQCLRERIKNIKKKLIINKLF, from the exons ATGAATAAAGAAGTG TGTAAAAAGTTCCAGGATGTATGGACAAATTTAGAATATGATTCGAGTAGTGAAATCtataaatttaaagataataaagATTTCAAAGAATACTGTACTAATGAAAATTGTGATAATGATCTCGATAATATTagtgctggatgtttatatttgtttaatgAAATTTTTGGAAATCCTACCTCGTTTAGTTTTATTGCAAAAGGAAACACCAATATTGTTGAATACattttgatatggttaagttatatgttaaactaTAAAAGAATGAACGAAAACGACAGTATAGAGCCtttttatgaaatatttataaataaatatactgaatataataaatataataaagataataagTATAATGAGAAAATAGTTGGTGTTACTGATTATGAGAattataaggatcttatagataaaaaacaaaatttgaTGAGTATTAGTACTAAAgatatgtctaaattttatgatgtatttatattattatgtgacaTGTATATTGAGTTTGAAACAAACTCAGATTGCAATAAATTTTCGGGACAAGCTAAAGAATTtgctaaaaaatatgatgaactTAATGAAgattataataatggtaAAGGCAGCCCCTATAATCAATTATTatctacattatcaaatgattataataatttaaaaaataaatgtaatgaTTTTCCATCACTTCCAACATATTCACGAAGATTAGTAATAAAAAGGACACTAATTCCAAttgcatttatatttgttgcagtatcaattttcttgggaattgcatataag tattcgttatttggatttcggaaacgatttcaaaagCAATGTTTAAgagaaagaataaaaaatataaagaagaaactgatcattaataaattattctga
- a CDS encoding PIR protein, whose product MSYKECGIINEIDNYFDDDPNKSGEYYSMNILNTYCPGSNCSSDKEKIISGFIMLLNMLNDEYLESDKIVEYASLWLSHKLNQKKENGITKLYDFYANNIETNSLYTGNISNNSDDHINIGVIDKKIKSMDIDIKDISNFYDALKSLCNMHSEINVDNYQCNNCLENAGEFFEKCEKVKNIFDITKGSSYLQLWISLSNDYKNFESNYNSHFCTNGPPLVTCSRSSVTKNTLISIAIIFVAASILLGVSYKYSLFGFRKRSQKQQLREMLKK is encoded by the exons atgtctTATAAAGAG tGTGGTATAATTAATGAGATtgataattattttgatGATGATCCGAACAAATCGGGAGAATATTATTctatgaatatattaaatacgtATTGCCCTGGTAGTAACTGCAGTAGTGATAAAGAAAAGATTATCTCTGGTTTTATAATGTTACTAAATATGCTTAATGATGAATATTTAGAAAGTGATAAAATTGTTGAATACGCTAGTTTATGGTTAAGTCATaaactaaatcaaaaaaaagaaaatggaaTCACCAAATTATACGATTTTTATGCCAATAATATAGAAACAAATAGTCTTTATACGGGGAATATATCTAATAATAGTGATGATCATATTAATATTGGtgttatagataaaaaaataaaatcgatggatattgatattaaagatatatctaatttttatgatgcattaaaatcattatgtaacatgCATAGTGAAATTAATGTAGATAACTATCAATGCAATAACTGTTTAGAAAATGCTGgagaattttttgaaaaatgtgaaaaagttaaaaatatttttgatattactAAAGGAAGTTCTTATTTACAACTATGGATAagtttatcaaatgattataaaaattttgaaagtAATTATAATAGTCATTTTTGTACTAATGGCCCACCACTTGTAACTTGTTCACGAAGTTcagtaacaaaaaatacactaatttcaattgcaattatatttgttgcagcatcaattttattgggagtttcttataag tattcgttatttggatttcgaaaacgatctcaaaaacaacaattaagagaaatgctaaaaaaataa
- a CDS encoding PIR protein, which produces MDKNLCKKFQDVRKWFPDSLSNGKYLFKEDKHFNKYCNNNNCDGPFDKISAGCLYFFNEFFGSSEMLSQYASNYINVVDYIMVWLIHMLSLTENEHKNSLNHFYTTFINSDEKYKTSIKNVEDCSNYKDLILKKHNLTNKDMDNNIISKLYGAFNILCEMYTGFDTNDSYCTKCSEKAKQFVEKYNELNTYHSITENSSGIQILCTLSNDYNNFKKKCNDSPSIPTIDKTKITIKCPEQISGVISSNSSVANKLFIFLSIFSTIAIFLGISYKYSLFGFRKRFKKQQIREKIKNIKKKMNQ; this is translated from the exons ATGGATAAAAATCta TGTAAAAAGTTCCAAGATGTAAGAAAATGGTTTCCCGATAGTTTGAGTAATGGAAAGTATCTATTTAAAGAAGATAAGCATTTCAATAAgtattgtaataataataattgtgaTGGTcctttcgataaaattagtgctggatgtttatatttttttaatgaattcTTTGGAAGTTCTGAGATGCTTTCGCAATATGCAAGCAACTATATCAATGTCGTTGATTACATTATGGTATGGTTAATTCATATGTTAAGCCTAACTGAAAATGAACATAAAAACAGTctaaatcatttttatactaCATTTATAAATAGTGATGAAAAGTATAAAACATCTATAAAGAATGTTGAAGATTGTAGTAattataaggatcttataCTTAAAAAACACAATTTGACGAATAAGGACAtggataataatattatatctaaattatatggtgcatttaatatattatgtgaAATGTATACTGGATTTGATACAAATGATTCATATTGCACAAAATGTTCGGAAAAGGCTAAGcaatttgttgaaaaatataatgaacttAATACATATCACAGTATTACTGAAAACAGTTCAGGTATTCAAATATTGTGtactttatcaaatgattataataattttaaaaagaaatgtAACGATAGTCCATCGATTCCAACGAtagataaaacaaaaattactATAAAATGCCCTGAACAAATTTCTGGAGTTATATCATCAAATTCGTCGGTagcaaacaaattatttatatttttatcgatatttagtacaatagcaatttttttaggaatttcttataag tattcattatttggatttcggaagcgatttaaaaaacaacaaataagagaaaaaataaaaaatataaagaagaaaatgaatcaataa
- a CDS encoding PIR protein has translation MEDSICGKFDLLRMYLPDELKDKGKFELEDISNYNNYCPNRDCNSELEKITIGFLWLLGEYFTKYPKKGKSEYMNKPFFLYIVLWLSHKLNQNSEYRTTQISDFYTKNVIGSNKYSMFKNDSNRFTDYREFIDKQINLLNINIEDLSKFYDAFKLLCSIYDNTEMDTDRNTLLNNASKFVIKYQELKRDSSNSDDSPYKKILSVLSNDYDYLKNKCKHVQPIPDIEADISALAFTFEDASSSSPMGSKLFTVLSIFGAIAFFLGISYKYSLFGFRKRAQKQYLREKIKKIKKKMNH, from the exons ATGGAAGATTCTATa TGTGGAAAATTTGATCTTTTGAGGATGTATTTACCAGATGAATTAAAAGACAAGGGGAAATTTGAACTAGAAGATATCAGTAATTACAATAATTACTGCCCTAATAGAGATTGCAATAGTGAACTCGAAAAAATTACGATTGGATTTTTATGGTTACTTGGAGaatattttactaaataCCCAAAGAAAGGTAAAAGtgaatatatgaataaaccattttttctatatattgttttatggTTAAGTCACAAATTAAATCAAAACTCAGAGTACCGAACCACCCAAATAAGCGACTTTTATACTAAAAATGTAATTGGTagtaataaatatagtaTGTTTAAAAATGATTCCAACAGATTTACAGATTATAGGGAATTCAtagataaacaaattaatttgttgaatattaatattgaagatttgtctaaattttatgatgcatttaaactATTATGTagtatatatgataatacTGAAATGGATACAGATAGGAATACACTGTTAAATAATGCGAGTAAATTTGTTATAAAATATCAAGAACTTAAAAGAGATTCTAGTAATTCTGATGACAGtccatataaaaaaatattgtctgttttatcaaatgattatgattatttaaaaaataaatgtaaacaTGTTCAACCGATTCCAGATATAGAAGCAGACATTTCTGCATTAGCATTTACATTTGAAGAtgcatcatcaagttcgCCGATGGGAAGcaaattatttacagttttatcgatatttggtgcaatagcattttttttaggaatttcttataag tattcgttatttggatttcggaaacgggctcaaaaacaatatttaagagaaaaaataaaaaaaataaagaagaaaatgaatcattaa
- a CDS encoding PIR protein, with protein sequence MDNQICLRFDKLRNYLPDDLNISKSSDIHTLGSAKNYCPISDSENKCETNADKINAGFLWLFEQNIINRITAFKGSNDKKHKSFIIYIMIWLSYMLSLKKVNNINNLNDFYGVHIKDNTHYNTCIKKEQDCSNSLKDSTGYMNFKEFIEANKCLMDIKFEDVSNLYDAFKLLCKMYTGLSANTKTDKRYLDNANEFVKKYDELNKNLNITKDSPYYQVLSTLSDDYNNFKIYCKSNKNDCSDIQSLSPIKVKENSVQSSERTSLQNYEATSPSLPITNKLIPVLSIIAAIPIFVGIAYKYSLFGFRKRSQKHLREKLKK encoded by the exons atggatAACCAAAta tgttTGAGGTTTGATAAACTGAGAAACTATTTACCCGATGACTTAAACATCTCTAAAAGTAGTGATATTCATACATTAGGGAGTGCTAAGAATTATTGTCCTATTTCAGATTCAGAAAATAAATGTGAAACTAATGccgataaaataaatgctgGATTTCTATGGTTGTTCGagcaaaatattattaataggATTACTGCTTTTAAGGGTTCTAAtgataaaaaacataaatcgtttattatatacattatgatatggttaagttatatgttaagtCTAAAGAAAGTCAATAACATCAACAACctaaatgatttttatgGAGTGCATATAAAGGATAATACGCATTATAATActtgtataaaaaaagaacaaGATTGTAGTAATTCATTAAAAGACAGTACGGGATATATGAATTTTAAGGAGTTCATAGAAGCAAACAAATGTTTGATGGATATTAAATTTGAAGATGTGTCTAATTtgtatgatgcatttaaactATTATGTAAAATGTATACTGGACTTAGTGCAAACACAAAAACAGATAAGAGATATTTAGACAATGCTAatgaatttgttaaaaaatatgatgaactTAACAAAAATCTTAATATTACTAAAGATAGTCCCTATTATCAAgtattgtctacattatcagatgattataataattttaaaatttattgtaaaagtaataaaaatgattgtAGCGATATTCAATCCCTTTCACCAATAAAAGTAAAAGAAAATAGTGTACAAAGTTCTGAACGAACTTCTTTACAAAATTATGAAGCTACATCACCAAGTTTGCCGAtaacaaacaaattaattccagttttatcgataatTGCTGCAATACCAATTTTCGTGGGAAttgcttataag tattcattatttggatttcggaaacgatctcaaaaacatttaagagaaaagctaaaaaaataa
- a CDS encoding PIR protein codes for MPTNLCDGIKLIDHGIAFDQKSQNYTLEGSVTNQHCPNQNCDNDDKKISSAFIALLKFYKEYVDMKNLESDKIAESAILWLGHKLNQKKENGTTTLNDFYTEHIKTNSEYEENISNHNKIKKDDIENKIKSMNIDIKDIFNFYEVFKLLCRMDGELDKKETQCNTCLKNAGEFYEKYEKLKNTLDINKGSSYFQLWLSLSKDYDKFKEKYSGKCNDINFPEACPRSSVTNSPVTECSVTKIQVTNSPVTECSVTECSLTKSTLIPIAIIFVVASILLGVSYKYSLFEFRKKTQKQHLREKLKK; via the exons atgccTACTAATCTG tGTGATGGAATTAAATTGATCGATCATGGTATTGCCTTCGATCAAAAATCTCAAAATTATACGTTAGAAGGAAGTGTAACCAATCAGCATTGTCCTAACCAAAACTGTGATAATGATGACAAAAAAATTAGTTCTGCTTTTATAGCATTACTAAAATTTTATAAGGAATATGTTGATATGAAAAATTTAGAGAGTGATAAAATTGCTGAATCcgctattttatggttaGGTCACAAACtgaatcaaaaaaaagaaaatggaaCCACTACATTAAACGATTTTTATACTgaacatataaaaacaaatagtGAATATGAGGAAAATATATCTAATCATAATAAGATTAAAAAGGATGATAtagaaaacaaaataaaatcgatGAATAtcgatattaaagatatatttaatttttatgaagtatttaaattattatgtaggATGGATGGTGAACTTGATAAAAAAGAAACCCAATGCAATACATGTTTAAAAAATGCTGGagaattttatgaaaaatatgaaaaacttaaaaatactttagatattaataaaggaaGTTCTTATTTTCAACTATGGTTAAGTTTATCAAAAGATTATGACAAATTTAAAGAGAAATATAGTGGTAAATGTAATGATATCAATTTCCCTGAAGCTTGTCCACGAAGTTCAGTGACAAATAGTCCAGTTACAGAATGTTCAGTGACAAAAATTCAAGTGACAAATAGTCCAGTGACAGAATGTTCAGTGACAGAATGTTCACTGACAAAAAGTACACTAATTCCaattgcaattatatttgttgtaGCATCGATTTTATTGggagtttcttataag tattcgttatttgaaTTTCGGAAAAAAAcccaaaaacaacatttaagagaaaagctaaaaaaataa
- a CDS encoding PIR protein produces MNVEVCKRFENVREWLSHELIVGNNANINEKLKNYCDNGSCDASFGKVNAGCLYLFDEFFAGYEKFNSVAKRNINIVDYILIWLRYMLNLIKTGDNDIIYSFYETYINNGGTDNKYNKRIEGVSGYHNYKDLIDIKKNLMSIGIKAMSKFYDAFILLCNICTGVNEEKKNCDNYLEKANEFAKKYDELNEDYYNGRDSPYNQLLSTLSDDYYNLQSICYDFPLLPTYSRKFVIKSTLIPIAFIFVAVSILLGIAYKYSLLGFRKRSQKQCLKERIKNIKKKLIINKLF; encoded by the exons atgaatgtTGAAGTg tgtaaaaGGTTCGAGAATGTAAGGGAATGGTTATCTCATGAATTGATTGTAGGAAATAATgcaaatattaatgaaaaattgaaaaattattgtGATAATGGATCATGTGATGCTTCTTTCGGAAAAGttaatgctggatgtttatatttgtttgatgAGTTCTTTGCGGGttatgaaaaatttaattctGTTGCAAAAAGAAacatcaatattgttgattacattttgatatggttaaggtatatgttaaaccttaTCAAAACTGGAGACAACGACATTATATACTCTTTTTatgaaacatatataaataatggtGGTACAGataataagtataataaGAGAATAGAAGGTGTTAGTGgttatcataattataaggatcttatcgatataaaaaaaaatttgatgaGTATTGGTATTAAAGctatgtctaaattttatgatgcatttatattattatgtaacatTTGTACTGGGGTTAAtgaagaaaagaaaaattgcGATAATTATTTAGAAAAAGCTAATGAATTtgctaaaaaatatgatgagcTTAATGAAGATTATTATAATGGTAGAGACAGCCCTTATAATCAATTATTATCTACATTATCAgatgattattataatttacaaAGTATATGTTATGATTTTCCATTACTTCCAACATATTCACGAAAATTTGTAATAAAAAGCACACTAATTCCAAttgcatttatatttgttgccgtatcaattttattaggaattgcatataag tattcgttacttggatttcggaaacgatctcaaaagCAATGTTTAAaagaaagaataaaaaatataaagaagaaactgatcattaataaattattctga
- a CDS encoding PIR protein, producing MNKKVCQKFENVWENFPDTLTNDKYNEFGNSNILNSYCDNNQCDTDIKKISAGFFYLLSGFFGDSNSFNFDEKSKNDVFYYIIIWISYMLNLKENELNNSLQYFYNVDISSQHKYTNPIAGFKEYNSYKDLLDKKKIVNMDIKSISKFYDAFKSLCNMYTKFNDSTSDCTKCLNDAKEFAKKYKELNDDSSITNDSSYNKLLCTLSNDYDNFKKKCKDNSSFPEINKPNITPKCPEQNLSSAVISEDVASSSSIANKLFTVLSIFGAIAFFLGISYKYSLFGFRKRFQKQKLREKIKKIKKKMNH from the exons atgaataagaaagtg tgcCAAAAATTCGAGAATGTATGGGAGAATTTTCCCGATACATTGAccaatgataaatataatgaatttggaaatagtaatattttaaatagttaTTGTGATAATAATCAATGTGATACtgatatcaaaaaaattagtgctggatttttttatttgcttaGTGGATTTTTTGGGGATTCTAATTCGTTTAACTTTGACGAAAAAAGTAAAAACgatgttttttattacattataatatggataagttatatgttaaacctaaaagaaaatgaattaaacAACAGtctacaatatttttataatgtagATATATCAAGTCaacataaatatacaaatcCTATAGCTGGTTTTAAGGAGTATAATAGTTATAAGGATCttttagataaaaaaaaaattgtgaatatggatattaaatctatatctaaattttatgatgcatttaaatcattatgtaacatgtataCTAAATTTAATGATAGCACGTCAGATTGTACAAAATGTTTGAATGATGCTAAAGAAtttgctaaaaaatataaagaacttAATGATGATTCTAGTATTACTAATGATAGTTCCTATAATAAACTATTGTGtactttatcaaatgattatgataattttaaaaagaaatgCAAAGACAATTCATCCTTTCCAGAGATAAACAAACCAAATATTACTCCAAAATGTCCTGAACAAAATTTAAGTTCTGCAGTAATTTCTGAAGATGTGGCATCAAGTTCATCGATagcaaacaaattatttacagttttatcgatatttggtgcaatagcattttttttaggaatttcttataag tattcgttatttggatttcggaaacgatttcaaaaacaaaaattaagagaaaaaataaaaaaaataaagaagaaaatgaatcattaa
- a CDS encoding PIR protein — MNNTLCGKLDLLRKHLPDELNGKANVELTKISDFKNYCPKENCNSELEKITIGFLWLLGQYFTISHDKSYDKNNTNAFFLYIISWLSNQLNQSTTHSTTKINDFYTNHVKNNNKYEKFINDSSKFTELNEVLNTKNDLLNTNIEDLSKFYDASKLICNMYGNIETNSNDKLSDNANDFVKKYQELNGHYNNADGNSYKQILSALSTDYANIKDKCKNTKSLPEITSNISALRSGDTSSSSSIGSKFFTVLSIFGAIAFFLGISYKYSLFGFRKRFQKQKLREKVKNIKKRMNH, encoded by the exons ATGAATAATACTCTA tgTGGAAAATTAGATCTTTTGAGGAAGCATTTACCCGATGAATTAAATGGAAAAGCAAATGTTGAACTAACAAAAATTAGTGATTTCAAAAATTACTGCCCTAAAGAAAACTGCAATTCTGAACTTGAAAAGATTACGATTGGATTTTTATGGTTACTTGGAcaatattttactatatcCCACGATAAAagttatgataaaaataatactaatgcattttttctatatattatttcatgGCTTAGTAATCAATTAAATCAAAGCACAACGCATAGTACCACCAAAATAAacgatttttatactaatcatgtaaaaaataataataaatatgaaaaatttataaatgatTCCAGTAAATTTACAGAACTTAATGAAGTcttaaatacaaaaaatgatttgttgaatactaatattgaagatctgtctaaattttatgatgcatccAAATTAATATGTAATATGTATGGTAATATTGAAACGAATTCAAATGACAAACTGTCAGATAATGCGAAtgattttgttaaaaaatatcaagaACTTAATGGacattataataatgctGATGGCAATtcatataaacaaatattgtctgctttatcaactgattatgctaatataaaagataaatgtaaaaatactAAATCCCTTCCAGAGATAACATCAAACATTTCTGCACTAAGATCTGGAGatacatcatcaagttcgtcgataggaAGCAAGTTCtttacagttttatcgatatttggtgcaatagcattttttttaggaatttcttataag tattcactatttggatttcggaaacgatttcaaaaacaaaaattaagagaaaaggtaaaaaatataaagaagagaatgaatcattag